AGGAGCGCATTGGTCGCGATCATCATGCTTCCAGTCGGCATCCTGATGGCCTTTGCCGCTATGAAGCTGCTTGGCCTCAGCTCCAACATCATGAGCCTCGGCGGCATCGCTATCGCCATCGGAGCGATGATCGACGCGGCGATCGTCATGATTGAGAACGCGCACAAGCACCTGGAGCGCGCGCCGCCGGACAAGCCGCGGATCGAGGTAATGATCAAGGCGGCGAGCGAGGTCGGACCGGCGCTGTTCTTCAGCCTGCTCATCATCACGGTCTCGTTCCTGCCGATCTTCACGCTTGAAAGCCAGGAAGGCCGTCTGTTCGGTCCGCTCGCCTTCACCAAAACCTTCGCCATGGCGGCCGCGGCGTTGCTCTCGGTCACGCTGGTGCCGGCGCTGATGGTGGTGCTCGTGCGCGGCCGCATCGTGCCGGAGCACAAGAACCCGCTCAACCGCCTGCTGATCGCGGTCTACAGGCCCATCATCGCCGGCGTGCTTAAGGCGAAGGCTTTCACCATGCTGCTCGCGATCGCCGCCCTTGCCGTGACCGTCTGGCCCGCGCGCCAGCTCGGCAGCGAGTTCATGCCGAACCTCGACGAAGGAACGCTGATGTACATGCCGACGACCTTGCCGGGGCTATCGATCACCAAGGCCGCCGAACTGATGCAGATGCAGGACCGGATCATCAAGTCGTTCCCTGAGGTCGAGTCCGTTTTCGGAAAGGCAGGACGCGCGCAGACCGCGACCGATCCTGCGCCGACCGAGATGTTCGAAACGATAATCAACCTGAAACCGAAATCGGAGTGGCGGCCGGGCGTGACGACAGACAGCCTGAAGGCTGAGATGGACGCCGCGCTGCAATTTCCGGGGGTGTCGAATGCCTGGACGATGCCGATCCGCGCCCGCATCGACATGCTGTCGACGGGCATACGCACGCCCGTCGGGGTCAAGGTCTACGGCACCGATCTCGCCGAGATGGAAAATATCGCGCGCCAGATTGAGGCCGTGCTCAGGGCAGTGCCTGGCACGTCCAGTGCCTATGCCGAGCGGGTAATCGGAGGTTACTACCTCGACATCGTGCCTGATCGGGCGGCCTTGGGCCGCTACGGCCTGTCGATCGGCGACGTCCAGGATGTGATCTCCATGGCGCTCGGCGCAAAGGTGATCACGTCCACGGTCGAGGGCCGGGAACGCTACGGCGTCGCCATCCGCTACCCACGTGCGCTTAGAAGCGATCCCGGCGCGATCGCCCGCGACGTGCAGATCGCGCTGCCTGGCGGCGGCTTCGTGCCCCTCGGGGAAGTCGCCAAGGTCGAACTCACGCGCGGCGCGACCTCGATCCGCACCGAGAACGGGCAGCTAGCCGTCTACATCTTCGTCGACATCGCCGGACGGGATCTTGGCGGCTATGTCGGCGAGGCCCAACAAGCGGTCGCCGCAGAGGTAAAACTGCCCCACGGTTATTCGGTCGCCTGGAGCGGGCAGTTCGAATATCTCGAACGTGCCCAGGCGCGGCTGAAGATCGTCGTGCCGCTAACGCTCGCGCTCATCTTCCTGCTGCTCTACCTGAACTTCCGGGCGCTAACCGAGACGCTGATCGTCATGCTGTCGCTGCCCTTCGCGATCGTCGGCGGCATTTGGATGATGTGGTGGCTGGACTTCAACATGTCGGTCGCAGTCGCCGTCGGGTTCATTGCGCTCGCCGGCGTAGCGGCCGAAACCGGCGTCATCATGCTGATCTATCTCGACAACGCGTGGAGCGAAGCGAGAGCCAGATGTGCGGCCGAGAAGCGGAATATGGCCAAGGCGGACCTTAACGAGGCGATCATGTTCGGTGCCGTCGAGCGCGTGCGCCCGAAGATGATGACCGTCGTCGCCATCATGGCGGGCTTGCTGCCGATCCTTTGGACCACTGGAACCGGATCGGAGGTCATGCAACGGATAGCCGTGCCCATGATTGGCGGCATGATTTCTTCAACGATCCTGACGCTCGTTGTGATTCCGGCAGTCTACGGCATCGTCAAGGGCTGGCGATTGCCGAAATCGGTTCGGAAGGGACCTGTTTTGCAGACAACAGAAATTGAGCTCGCTGCGGAGTAGGCGATCTGGAGTCAGGCTAGCCAGCACCAAGGTCGGTGGTCGCTCTTTGATCGCCTTGCCCCATTTATTGTTCAGGGGCCGCGACAAGGGCGTCGAGAAGGATCGGCGGAAGGGCTATCAGCGCGCTTGGGAAGCTTCAACCAGCGCTACAAGACAGCTTGGCGAAGTCCCTGCTGAACGACAGAGCCGCGAGCTTGAGGCCCTCTACTGTGATGAGATACGGGAAGATCGTGTACGCGAAGTCATCGACGGTGAGTCCTGCCGGGTCGCCAAGGCGGCGGTCTGGATGCTGTTGGCGCCTTCGGGTGGGGGATCTGTGCGCCGAGCAGCCCGCCGCTGCCGGCGTCGGCCACGAGCTTGACGAGGCCTCGGGTGTCACACGCGGCGAGCGCGCGCGGCACCTGGTCGAGCCCGATCGTCGACGTGCGGACCTGTTGTCCAGCGGCGTAGGCCGCTGCCCCTGTCAGCCCGACGCTCGCCAGCCGTGGGCCCGTGAACACGATGGTGGGTATGGCGCTGCTGTCGTAGCGCAAGCTGTCGCCGTTGAGGGCGTTCTTAGCGGCGAGCTTGGCGCCATATCCGTGTCCCAACAACGTTGCGGTGACGAAACGCTGCTTTCGTCGTGCAGGCGCTTGACCTCCAGCACGATCCTGATCTTGTCTTCGGCCCGGAAATGCCGACGGGTTGCCCGGCGGATATCCTTCACCACCTGCTCCGAAGGCTTCCTCGCACTCGTTCTCTTGGGTCGCATCGTCGTCCCTTCGTCAATGCGACGAGACCAAAACCCTCCTTTAAGTCACAACCTCAAATCTGGACTATAGGTGCTGACGGGGAACACGATCAGGAGCAGCTGGGGCGCTGGCGCCGGCATCGCTCCTTATCCCGCCCTCACTACCGATTCTGTCTGCAAGTTTCCGCAACCACAGTAACGCCTGCCGCACAAACAGTTGACGATCATCGCCGAAATCGTGGGTGGCGTTGGCTGGTCTATCCTGCAACCTGATGGGCATGAACAGGCGGACAATCACACGCCAGCAGAAGACGCTTCCAGGAACATGCCACATAGCAGTCCTGATGCGTTCGATGAGCGGGATAGCCAAGGCGGTCGTTTTGGCGACGCTATTCATCTGCCTCGCAATCCTCATCCACTTGTACACGGCAATCGGCGATTGGAGCTGAGCCAGGTTGCGAGAGCGACAGTGATTACCATCAGGGGGCAATGAGCAGATCAATTCCTAAAGACAGACAAGCCAACCGTTGCCAGATCCACCCTACGTCAGGAATGGAGAAGCCAATGACCTCGGTTTACAAAATGAAACTACCTCCCCGGACAATGGAGGACGCCGACGCAAAGGTCAGCGCGGTTCTGGAAAAGGCGAAAGCGCGGGTTGGCGCCGTCCCCAACATGTACAGTGTTATTGCAAATTCTCCGGGCCTCCTTGAAACCTATCTCGACGGCTATGCACGGTTTCGCCAGGACTCCGGCTTCACTCCGATCGAGCAGGAAGTCGTGCTCCTTACGATTAGCCGTAACAATGGTTGCGACTACTGCATGGCGGCGCACAGCACGATAGCCGATAAGGCGTCTGGCGTGCCGTCCAAAGTCACCAATGCAATCCGTGACGGCCATGACATCCCTGACCCGAAGCTCGCAGCCTTGAGCGTCTTCGTTGATAGAATGCTGTCGAGTCGTGGAATTCCAACACCGGATGACGTATCCACTTTTCTGGAGGCCGGTTATTCCGAGCGGCAAATCCTCGAACTCGTGCTGGCCATCGCGGTCAAAACGCTCAGCAACTATTCCAATCACCTCTTCCACACGCCGCTCGATGCAAGATTCGCCGATCGTGAATGGAAGAAGCAGGCTTGACAATCGATAAATTCCGAGCGGGGAGAGGAGGGATCTCCTCTCCGCTCGGCGCACGGGTTTTACGCAGAAGGAAGATCGACATGCTGGCAAAGCGGCTGACATCGAAACAAGTCAATCGACGTGATCTCTTAACCGCTGCCTCGCTCGCGTCGGCATCGGTTCTGATTTCAGCTTGCACCACCGCGCCGACGCGACGGGGCACTGAGTCCAACCTGCGGGAAATCCAGCCGACGTCCCGCCATGAGCGCCTATGGCAGCTACGTGTCGACCTACGCCGCCGTCGTGGACGAAGGCTACAAAATCCCTGCCGTACCGATCGACAAGATCGATCGCGCTACCTGCGCCAGGTAGTGCCCGATCCAACCGGAGAACGGCCTGGAACGATCGTCGTGGAACCTCAAGCCATTTCCTGTATCTGGTTCGTGAGGACGGCGATGCGCTGAGATATGGCGTTGGTTTAGGCCGCGATGGCTTTGAATGGTCTGGCCGCGCCATCGTTTAGCGGGAACGAAAAGGCCGAAATGGACACCGCCGGCGACCATGATCGCGCGCGAACCGCATCTGACGAAGTACAGCGCCGCGAACGGCGGTATTAGGTCTGGCCTCGACAACCCGCTTGGCGCCCGCGCGCTGTTTATTTTCCAGAATGGCGAGGACACTTTGCATCGTCTTCACGGCGCTCCCGAGTGGCAGTCGATAGGCAAGTCGATATCCTCGGCCTGCGTTCGGGACACGAACCAAGACGTCATAGAGCTCTATAAGCTCGGGATGATCAAGGAGAGTTGGGTTGCGCCAAGGGTCAGTCGGCTGAGTCCGAGACTTTCTGCTTTCGCGCAATTGTCTGCACGGCGATATTGCGTCCCGATGGATAGCCGTCTATCGCAACGACACTCACTGCATCTTTGTCTCAATGGACGATGGGAGTTCCTGCTGTGAACGAGCACGTGGAGCGCGATCAGATCACTTCTCTCACCGCCGACATCGTGTCGGCCTATGTTTCCAACAATCCCGTGCCCGCCGGAGAATTGGCCAACCTCATCGGCAATGTCTACAAATCGCTGCTCGCCGTGTCTGCGGGCGGTCAGGACGCGCCCACCGAGCCGCAGAAGCCGGCAGTCCCAGTGAAAAAGTCCGTCCACCAGGACTACATCGTCTGCCTGGAGGACGGAAAGAAGTTCAAGTCGCTGAAGCGCCATCTCAACGTCCACTACAGCATGACTGCGGACGAATACCGCGCCAAGTGGGGCTTGCCGGCAGACTACCCGATGGTGGCGCCTCAATATGCCGCACAACGCTCGGAATTGGCGAAGAAGCTCGGCCTCGGGCGCAAGAAGTCGGCGCCCCCGCCGATACCGGCAAAGCGCAGTCGCAAGAAGGTTGCCGCCGGCATCTGACTGATGGAGGTCAAACGCGTCGTCGCCTAGGCCAGAAAGGCTCGGGAGGCGGGCACCACGCGCTATTTCATGGGTACGGCCTGGCGCGGCCCGAAGGAGCGCGACAGGAACGCCGTAGTCGCTACGATCTCGGGCGTGAAGGCGCCCGGTATGGAGACCTGCATGACGCCCGGCATGCTCCATCCTGGCCAGGCGCAACGCCTCAACCAGGCCGGTCTCGACTACTACAACCATAACATCGACACCACGGAACGCTATTACGGCGAAATCGTCTCGACCCGGACCTTTGCCGACCGCTTGGAACGTTTGGCCACTTGCGCGGGGCCGGCATGAAGGTCTACTGCGGCGGCATCGTCGGCATAGGCGAGCGATGGGCCGACCGCATCTTCATGCTGGTCACGCTCGCCAACCTGAGTTGGTGCAACTGCGGATCAAGGAGGCGGGCGGGCGTGAGGCTGGGCTTCGAGTTGGAAACGGCACTCGTCGTGGAGCCCGATTATATCGCGCTCGGCCCGCTCTACCCCACCACACCCAAAGCAATGAAATGGGGGCGCCGCAGGGGTGCGACCGTATCTCCGTCTGGAAACATCGCGTCGGCAGCCTTCCGCTAATGGCCATCGGCGGGCTTGTCACGTTACCGTCTCCGACAATTTGGACGTCC
Above is a genomic segment from Mesorhizobium sp. containing:
- a CDS encoding CusA/CzcA family heavy metal efflux RND transporter; this encodes MIAKLIAWSARNLILVFFATALAAAAGVYAVKTLPLDAIPDLSDVQVIVFTDYPGQAPQVVEDQVTYPLTTSMLTVPRSKVVRGFSFFGVSFVYVIFEDGTDPYWARSRVLEYLNAAASRLPDGVSPALGPDATGVGWVYQYAVVAKELSLAELRSLQDWVVRFAVSKAEGVSEVASVGGFVKQYSIVVDPSRMRAQGVTLAEIGEAVRSSNMDTGGRTVEISEFEFMVRGRGYLKSITDIESIALKSVSGVPLRLGDVAKVEIVPDERRGIAELNGEGEVASGIVLQRVGANALTVIENAKESLAEIEKSLPEGTEIVPVYDRSKLIEAAIETLKSTLVEESIVVALVTIVFLLHVRSALVAIIMLPVGILMAFAAMKLLGLSSNIMSLGGIAIAIGAMIDAAIVMIENAHKHLERAPPDKPRIEVMIKAASEVGPALFFSLLIITVSFLPIFTLESQEGRLFGPLAFTKTFAMAAAALLSVTLVPALMVVLVRGRIVPEHKNPLNRLLIAVYRPIIAGVLKAKAFTMLLAIAALAVTVWPARQLGSEFMPNLDEGTLMYMPTTLPGLSITKAAELMQMQDRIIKSFPEVESVFGKAGRAQTATDPAPTEMFETIINLKPKSEWRPGVTTDSLKAEMDAALQFPGVSNAWTMPIRARIDMLSTGIRTPVGVKVYGTDLAEMENIARQIEAVLRAVPGTSSAYAERVIGGYYLDIVPDRAALGRYGLSIGDVQDVISMALGAKVITSTVEGRERYGVAIRYPRALRSDPGAIARDVQIALPGGGFVPLGEVAKVELTRGATSIRTENGQLAVYIFVDIAGRDLGGYVGEAQQAVAAEVKLPHGYSVAWSGQFEYLERAQARLKIVVPLTLALIFLLLYLNFRALTETLIVMLSLPFAIVGGIWMMWWLDFNMSVAVAVGFIALAGVAAETGVIMLIYLDNAWSEARARCAAEKRNMAKADLNEAIMFGAVERVRPKMMTVVAIMAGLLPILWTTGTGSEVMQRIAVPMIGGMISSTILTLVVIPAVYGIVKGWRLPKSVRKGPVLQTTEIELAAE
- a CDS encoding carboxymuconolactone decarboxylase family protein is translated as MTSVYKMKLPPRTMEDADAKVSAVLEKAKARVGAVPNMYSVIANSPGLLETYLDGYARFRQDSGFTPIEQEVVLLTISRNNGCDYCMAAHSTIADKASGVPSKVTNAIRDGHDIPDPKLAALSVFVDRMLSSRGIPTPDDVSTFLEAGYSERQILELVLAIAVKTLSNYSNHLFHTPLDARFADREWKKQA
- a CDS encoding MucR family transcriptional regulator, with the translated sequence MNEHVERDQITSLTADIVSAYVSNNPVPAGELANLIGNVYKSLLAVSAGGQDAPTEPQKPAVPVKKSVHQDYIVCLEDGKKFKSLKRHLNVHYSMTADEYRAKWGLPADYPMVAPQYAAQRSELAKKLGLGRKKSAPPPIPAKRSRKKVAAGI